The following nucleotide sequence is from Acidimicrobiales bacterium.
CGTCGCCATCGGTGCCGCCCTCGAGGCCCCTGACGCCGTGCGCGCCGTCGGCGCCTTCGAGCCGCCCCTGCCCTGGATGCCGTGGTGGCCCCGGCGCACCGCCTCGAGCATCACCGGCGAGGACCCCGCCACCTTCGCGGAAGGCTTCTTCCGGCGCGTGGTGGGCGACGCCGGCTGGGACCGGCTGACCGACCAGGCCCGCGCCGCCCGGCGGGCCGACGGCCCCGCGCTGGTCGCCGAGCTCGCCGACCTCCGTCGCCACCGGTCCCCGCTCGACCTCTCTCGCCTGCACGCTCCGCTCGTGCTCGGGCGAGGCGGCCGGTCGGTGCCGCACCACCGGCGGGCGATCGACGCGCTCGTCGAGCTCGTGCCCGACGCCGACGTCGTGGAGATCCCGGGGTCGGCACACGGCGCCCCGCTGAGCCATCCCGACGCCTTCGCCGCCTTCGTGCGGCGGGTGGTGGAGCGGGCCGGCATCCCGCCGGCCAGGTAG
It contains:
- a CDS encoding alpha/beta hydrolase; amino-acid sequence: MAAAPVTGTAPGGLHVVEHGLDAHAAGLPTVVLVHGSLDRGASFARVVRRLEGIHVVTYDRRGYHHSRAMPLARSLAAHVADLVALVGDGPAVVVGHSYGGDVAIGAALEAPDAVRAVGAFEPPLPWMPWWPRRTASSITGEDPATFAEGFFRRVVGDAGWDRLTDQARAARRADGPALVAELADLRRHRSPLDLSRLHAPLVLGRGGRSVPHHRRAIDALVELVPDADVVEIPGSAHGAPLSHPDAFAAFVRRVVERAGIPPAR